The DNA segment GTTCCTTTTTCTCAATCTCTGCGACGTTGGATTGAATCGTTCGGTCGCTTAAATATTGATTATTCTGGCGCGGAGCTTACGCTTGATTTGTTGGATAGAAAGGGCAAGTATCCAAATGGTTTCTGTCATGGTCCTATTCCTTCGTTTTATGACCAAGGAGATTGGGTAGCGGCAAAGGTTAATTTTACGAGTAACGCTAAGCCAGACCAAATGGGCAGTGGGTACGATGGTATCAATACGCTTTTCCATGAAGGCGGCCATGCCGCGCATTTTGCCAATGTAAAAATGAATGCACCTTGTTTTTCTCAAGAATTTGCACCTACCTCAATGGCCTATGCTGAAACACAATCGATGTTTTGTGATAGCCTACTCACAGATGGAGATTGGTTAAAACAGTATGCACGAAATGCAAATGGTGAGTCGGTTACTCAAGAAGTTATAAAGGGCATGATAGATAGTAAGCAACCATTCAAGGCCTACGAAGAACGAAGTATTTTGGTGGTGCCTTATTTTGAACGGGATTTATATCTATTAAGTGATGATGAATTGTCGCCAGAGCAGGTGACTAAGCTAGCGCGTAAATCTGAGAAAAAGATACTTGGTTTAGAATGCAGTCCTAGGCCACTTATGGCAATTCCGCACCTTCTTTCTGATGAGTCAGCTTGTGCCTATCAAGGTTATTTACTGGCACATATGGCGGTCTATCAAACGCGGGCGTATTTTACGGAAAAATTTGGCTATTTAACCGATAATCCTAACATCGGTCCGTTAATGGCGAAGCATTATTGGGCGGCAGGAAACAGTGTCTCTCACACACAATCGATACAAGCTTTAACAGGGGAAGGCTTCAATGCGAAATATCTCGCTGATGAGTGTAACTTGACTTCGGATGAAGCCTGGCGAATAGAGCAAGATAAAATAGCTGCTCTTGCATCGCGTAAACGCACGGCGATAACCCCCCTCAATGCGAAGATAAAGATTGTCGATGGGTCAACAATACTAGCATTGAATGAACGGTCGGATGACGCGATGTGCGAAGCGTTTGAGGAGTATATAGAGCAGGTGTACAGCAATTGAATATTACCGGTTGCCGTCTTCAATTTGTCTAGTTGAACGGTTATCCCTCTGAGAATAACCATTAACATTGGAATATCGTCCCCACTTTGGTGGGGACGATATTGAAAGCGATAAACTCACCAACTTAACAGTGGCTTAAGCCATCGACAACCTTCTCATATTGAAACTGAAAACCTAATTGGACAATTTTCTCTGCACTGATTCTTTTTGCAGGTATGTTGTTCAATTCAGGCATCTGCAATTCTTCGTCGCTGTTGAGTATCGCTTGTTTGTAAAACTCGTATTTTGTCACGGTATTAGGCGATGTAATATTAACGACTTGATTGGTGATATTGCTTAAGCTAAATATCACCGCATTGATGACGTCTTCTAAGTGCACCATATTGACGGGTGCGACGTTACTAATACTGGTCATTTTACTGACAAAG comes from the Vibrio sp. DW001 genome and includes:
- a CDS encoding M3 family metallopeptidase, translating into MTATSYLNKLNQEYLAIHKEKEDFFWETYMGISDDHEGSTKAQTQWTQYLSNPLKINELKAQIDVANSIKDPEEKRQTIVGLSGWLAMFQAHCIESREAQQLKDKLIQFEADLFEKKQNHIMHYTDEKGVRLEGSLPTIGAVIRTHDNEKVRESAHNALLDLEQWLLENGLLELVKLRNQFARSLGYKTFFDYSIEKTEQMTTVQLFSILDDFEEQTQKGHLGSLTNLVNEKGVQALSAHNFVFSFAGDAMRDLDQYVPFSQSLRRWIESFGRLNIDYSGAELTLDLLDRKGKYPNGFCHGPIPSFYDQGDWVAAKVNFTSNAKPDQMGSGYDGINTLFHEGGHAAHFANVKMNAPCFSQEFAPTSMAYAETQSMFCDSLLTDGDWLKQYARNANGESVTQEVIKGMIDSKQPFKAYEERSILVVPYFERDLYLLSDDELSPEQVTKLARKSEKKILGLECSPRPLMAIPHLLSDESACAYQGYLLAHMAVYQTRAYFTEKFGYLTDNPNIGPLMAKHYWAAGNSVSHTQSIQALTGEGFNAKYLADECNLTSDEAWRIEQDKIAALASRKRTAITPLNAKIKIVDGSTILALNERSDDAMCEAFEEYIEQVYSN